Proteins from a single region of Rhea pennata isolate bPtePen1 chromosome 4, bPtePen1.pri, whole genome shotgun sequence:
- the RPIA gene encoding ribose-5-phosphate isomerase, whose product MRLPAPLRCTALGAARPPRRHRAAAAAGGGRRGSAGGRLGGIMAEEAKRLAAWAAVDKHVQNNQILGIGSGSTIVHAVHRLAERVKQENLTIVCIPTSFQARQLILQNGLTLSDLDRHPELDVAIDGADEVDCDLNLIKGGGGCLTQEKIVAGYAKCFIVIADYRKKSKNLGEQWKKGIPIEVIPMAYVPVTRTLTKNFGGAAELRMAVSKAGPVVTDNGNFILDWKFDKAHKWSEVNTAIKMIPGVVETGLFIDMAEVAYFGMEDGSVSVREKRPR is encoded by the exons atgcggctgcccgcgccgctccgctgcACGGCGCTGGGggctgcgcgcccgccgcggcggcaccgggcggcggcggcggccggggggggcaggcgcggctccgccggcgggcggctcggcggcaTCATGGCCGAGGAGGCCAAGCGGCTGGCCGCCTGGGCGGCCGTGGACAAGCACGTCCAG AACAATCAAATTCTTGGCATCGGAAGCGGTTCCACAATTGTCCATGCAGTGCATCGATTAG ctgaGCGGGTTAAACAAGAGAACCTCACAATTGTCTGCATCCCTACATCTTTTCAG GCCCGTCAGCTGATCCTGCAGAATGGCTTAACACTAAGTGACTTGGACCGACATCCAGAG CTTGACGTTGCCATTGATGGAGCGGACGAAGTGGACTGTGACCTCAACCTTATCAAAGGTGGCGG TGGTTGCTTGACACAGGAGAAGATAGTTGCAGGATACGCAAAATGCTTCATTGTTATTGCTGATTACAG gaaaaaatcaaagaacCTTGGGGAGCAGTGGAAGAAGGGAATTCCTATTGAAGTCATCCCCATGGCTTATGTCCCCGTCACTAGAACCCTCACCAAAAACTTTGGAGGTGCCGCAGAGCTGCGGATGGCTGTTAGCAAAGCG GGCCCCGTGGTGACGGACAATGGGAACTTCATCCTGGACTGGAAGTTTGACAAGGCTCACAAATGGAGTGAAGTGAACACAGCTATAAAAATGATACCAG GTGTGGTGGAGACGGGCCTCTTCATCGACATGGCAGAGGTGGCTTACTTCGGCATGGAGGACGGCTCGGTCAGCGTGCGGGAGAAGCGGCCTCGCTGA